In Setaria italica strain Yugu1 chromosome I, Setaria_italica_v2.0, whole genome shotgun sequence, the genomic window TATTTTGGTATTTCTAGAATTCCTATTTCACTATTGACTCTACTTGACGTGAGGGGAATTTGGTAACTGGATATTAGGCATCATTTCTCATCTATCAAGCTGAAATTCTGCATGTATTTGGTATTACCACATGCTCATATTTCCCGTCATCTTTACTTTTAATAGGTCATCCCAGCACTGGATTCAACCACACCGATTTTTGCATCATCTTTCACCATGGAGGTAACACTCAAATTGTTTTGATTACTATTCACATTGTTGCTATTTGCCGTTTGGCACTGTTGACTGTAGCATAAGTTCAACCTGCGCAATATTTTTATCAGATCTTCAGGATTTTGAAATGCATTTATTCATAATTGAGCAGCTAATAAAGAAGCGTTTGAAGGAGTTTGGGATATTCCTCTCATCGCGGCTTAAGGTCTTAAGAATTAAAAAGAGATTTCAGGCTGGACCTTTTGAAGTTGAACCCATTCGTGTAACTCATTCAGTTCCTGACTGCTGTGGCTTAGTGCTTCGATGTGGTGATGGCATAATTTTCCATACTGGTGACTGGAAAGTAAGTTGCGACCATAATTGTATTGCTAGATTTGTGTAATTTTAACTATTTTGCATAACTTTATTTTCTCTGGAAGATTGATGAATCACCAGTGGATGGAAAGATATTTGACCGAGAAGCATTGGAGGAGCTATCCAAAGAAGGTGTTACTCTTGTAAGTGGACCCAATATCTGTGCATCTGGGCAAGTTCTGTTTCTTTAGTTATGGTCATTGACTTAGCTTTCACCCATGCTGCCTGGCTTCAGATACATTGATGCAGCTATGCACATATTAAAAATAAGGAACATATGTGCAAATATCAATATACCAAAGAAGTGTTCACCTAGGTCTCACATATACTGATATGATCAGCTCTTTGTTGATATGTTTCTGACTTTGTTTCTTTCGTTGTTCCTGTTTTCTTTCTCTTCAATCCAAGATGATGAGCGATTCAACAAATGTACTGTCCCCTGGAAGATCAATCAGCGAATCTGTTGTTGCTGGTTCATTGTTGCGACATATTTCAGAAGCAAAAGGAAGAGTAATTACGACACAATTCGCTTCAAACATACATCGAATTGGGAGCGTCAAAGCTGCTGCAGATTTAACAGGCCGAAAGATGGTAATTTTTGTAATATTAATTCAACAGATAATTCTCTCTTTACCTTGTTCAATTTGGATGATgttttaagttttaactagtTTTTAGTTTTGGTGAACTGGAACAGGTGTTTGTTGGAATGTCACTCAGGACATACCTTGAAGCTGCATTCAAGGATGGAAAGGCACCACTGGATCCATCAACCTTGGTACGCAACAACTTTATTAGAATATTAGTTTAGTTAAATTTTCTTTGCGTTGATTGCTATTGTCATGTTATTAATGATGCAATCTTTTGAatgatatttttccttttgagCACCTTTTCCATGTATATTCTGGCATTGACATATGCGGTAATGCAGACATCCTTTGCAAGAACAGTTTTTTTCAGCTAGCCCCCTTTTATTAGCTTCAGCTAGCTACTCTACCTCGCACCTTTTGTACCTTGTGAAGAAAAATACAtatgaagtttttttttcttaatggcTGTTAGATCCTTAGTTGTCCTGGCAAATGtatgcacaattttttttcataatcCTGCTAACTAAGCATATGCCTTGGACAAAGTGCACGCAAAAGAGCCTATGGGTTCCTGCTGAGAGGACTTCAATTCACTTACCATAAGGATAAACGAAACGATTATATAATCTTGGTGTATGCAGATGCTTAGGTGTCTTAACGATTTTGAGTAATACACTGACTTGATGGTTCAGTTGTTTCCAAGTATTACTAGGTTTACCATTAGCCAAtaaatatctatatatatatgccACATGATGTATCTGTTGGTACAATCTTTTGATGTTACATGCTACAATGTCTTAGAACTTGGTTTCCTAATTGTATGGTATATACATCCTGCAGGTCAAGGTAGAGGACATGGATGCATATGCCCCTAAAGATCTTCTAGTCGTCACTACAGGTTCACAAGTAAGACCTTCAGGCTAATAGACCTAGAGTTTCGATTGCTCATCGACCACCTTATAACTCTTGCATCTTTGTATCAAACTTTACCAGGGAGAGCCACGTGCAGCTCTAAATCTTGCATCGTATGGGGGAAGTCATGCTCTTAAATTATCCAAAGAGGACGTCCTCCTTTATTCGGCTAAGGTATTGCCGTTTATTATTCACTTTATTCtcttgaatgtttttttttcagaaccTTTGAGATTAGTCACCTGGGAGTTGAGAAGGACTTGTTTATATTATGAAGGAAATTTTTTCTTTTGTATTTGAAGGCTTGTATGAAGCATTAATGTTTTGCTGTTAGTTAAGATACATCTGGGATGGTACCAAATTCACTAACAGAAAACATTAGAAAGCAATGTACCCTCCATGTGTCGTTTATTCTAATCCACAAAGACCTAGAATGATACTGAATTCGATACTTCATTTCTTCAAGGACGCCTTACAAAAAAAGTGCTTTTCTTTTGAGAGTAAGCATAGCAAAATTTCATCTTCATAACTCTTCTTTTCAGGTTATTCCTGGAAATGAAACGAGggtgatgaagatgatgaatcGCCTCACTGATCTTGGCCCAAAAATTATCATGGGTAAAGATTCTGGCCTCCATACCTCTGGGCATGCCTACCGCGATGAGCTGGTAAATTTTCCTTCTCTGCTGGTTTCTGCACTTTGATGTGATCTGGCATCCCAGCTACATAGTAGTTCCTTCATTATTGCAATAGCATATTAGCAGTAGTGTCCCCTGTATCCTTATTAAACGGTGTTGTGATTTTGTCTGGTATTCCTTTGATGAATTATTTGCAGGAGGAAGTTCTTCGGATTGTTAAACCACAACATTTCTTGCCTGTTCATGGAGAACTCCTGTTTCTCAAAGAACATGAATTACTTGGAAGATCAACTGGCATAAGGCACACAACTGTAAGTAACTCCTTTTACATGAGTCAATGTATTTGTGCTTTGGATTTGTATGCTAAGGGAGAGAATATGTCGGGGTTTCTCAGTCAGCAAGGTGCTATGTATTTCAGCTAACAGGAAGTAATGTAGGCCGTTTTCTGCTAGAGTAGCATTGAAGTATACACAAAAGGAACCTATTTGATTCCCATAATTATAAATATTCTCATTTTCTGTTCACATTCCATGTAAGCATTGCCATCATATAGCAAAGCTCATATATATTACTATTGATATGGTTCTTACTTCTTAGAATGCTGCTATAATTGCAGGTAATTAAAAACGGAGAGATGCTTGGTGTGTCACATCTAAGAAACAGAAGAGTTCTGTCCAGTGGGTTTGTTTCATTAGGAAAGGAGGATTTTCAGGTGAACTGTTTATTTTCTACCTTTACTTTTCTTATCTTTAGCTGCTATGAGGTCTTTTTTTTCCCGTTCTCTTATGAGGTCTAACATGACACACTTGTTGCAGCTCATGTATAGCGATGGTGATAAGGCTTTTGGTACATCCACTGATCTCTGCATTGATGAGAGATTAAGAATCGCATCTGATGGCATTATTTTTGTTAGGTAATTTCGTGTACAGTTAATTGTGGAACATCTTTTTTATGTTATCTTTAGCAAAATTTATCCTCGTGAAATCATGTTGTTCATGTGAACTCTGTAATCGTCAAAATGTTAGAACCATATCTGGCGTTTGTTGTTAGGTGCACCTAAACACATAACTTGCTATTCCGTTGCAGTATGGAGATCATCCGACCTCAGAAGGAACATGCTTCAACGCAGTCAGGTTTGAAAGGGAAATTTAAAATTACAACAAGATGTCTATGGCTTGATAATGGAAGATTATTGGACGCACTCTACAAAGCAGCGCATGCTGCATTATCCAGCTGTCCTGTGAATTGTCCACTTAGTCACATGGAGAGGATGGTAGCAGAAATCTTGAGGAAAATGGTAAGGAAGTACAGTGGGAAGAGGCCTGATGTCATTGCGGTTGCTACGGAGAACACCACTGCAGGTTTCTCAGAACACCTTGAAGCTAAATCATCTGGGAACTTTGGACCTTCATCAGCTACTAGCCATCTGAGCAGGAGTCCAGCTAGGAGTCTTGAAGGCAGTTATAAAACACATCCAGATAACccagacgttgaggctgaaggTACTCTAACCAACTATGCATTATGAGTTATACTGTTATGCTGTAGTATACTAGTGTCTTTGAATAAGGTGTTAGTATCATATGTCCTTGGAACTTAAGAAACTGGCCAGTAAGGAAGGTAAATTTGTAGTCGTACACTCAAACTGGCATCTGCTGTCCTGTTTTATGTTGATTTGTTAGTTCATTAATTCATGTAGGTGCGCATTGAATCTATGCATTTTATTGTTCTGCTATAAGATGTGTTGACCCTGTCACCATGTCACAGAGACCCTTCCTGAGGCTGTGAGCACAACACCTGATGATGCAACCACAAGCTCCAATGGTGAAGCATTCTTCTCTTCAGATTTGCATCAGCCTAAAACACTGGAGCACTTTTGGGAGTCATTCAAATCCCCTACTGCTGTAAAAATTGCAAGAATCGTTAACGGAGGGAACAAACAGAATCTTGGCAAGATCGGCATATTGGGTAAGGACCCCACCCAGTCAGCTCCTGCTCCAGTCAAGTCTTCAAAAAAGAACAAGTGGAAACCTGAGGAAATTAAGAGCTTAATACAGATGCGGGGCGAAATGAATGAGAAATTTCAGAGTGTCAAAGGAAGAATGGTTCTGTGGGAGGAGATTTCTGGGAGCTTGATGAACCAGGGAATAAGTCGTACGCCGGCACAGTGCAAATCTCTGTGGACATCGTTGGTTCAGAAATATGAGGTACATCAAACCTTGGGAGGTTTGGGCATAAATTTGTTCTTATCTTTTATCACTTGTCATATATGAGCCTGCCATTGTTTTAAAGGCTTTTTTAGCTAGTTTATTTATATCTGCACCATAGATGCTTAAACATGCAGGCTGCGCTACTCTTGCTACTAAGCTCACTATCTAACTCAGAAGCTCACATACTGTTTTCCTTTGTTTTGCAGGAGAGCAAGAAGGATGAGGAGAGCATGAAGACATGGCCGTATTTCTCAGACATAGATAGGATTCTATCGTGTGAAGGGGAAATGGCAACCAAATGAATAGATAAGGTTTTAGCTTAGTGATAGAAATTTGGGAGATTGGTATCGAATCGGTGCAAGTGAATCAAGTAGATGTCTACAACACCTGGAGATCTACTGGGACTTCCTTACTCGAATATGAGGGGAGAGGAAGGACTGTATCATCATGTTAGAGGGGGAGTGAGTTGATGGCATGAGAATGGGATGCCTGCACTAGCTGCAGGTAAGCTGTGTTCACCGTAAACCTAGGACTGGGGTGTCTGATGTACGATAAGAACTAGATGTAGTAACTAGTAACTGAATGGTAGATTTTGCTGGGACGTTCAGAATTGCATACGCAAATCACACCGGTGCGCAGCTGCCACATTTTCACAAACGAATTATTTCACTTAACAGCGCAAGATTGTTACCGCACGTTGATCAATAatggatttttattttttattttttcagatGTGCCTAGCACGTTTTTTCAATAAGAAGAAGAGAGTTACAACGAAACAACTTCAGGAGAGATCCCAAAGCGTAGATTTACAATAACTACCACCTGCGATCAGGAATAGAAACACAACAAGAACGGAAACACAACAACAGGCGTCAAGAATAGAAACACAACAACAGAAAAGGAAGTCATATCACCATCACCGCACTAAACACGACCTAAGAATCCAGAGCTAGCAGAGGTAGAGCGAGAATGTCATGCAAAATAATACcttcaaggggaagcgacgttAATACCGCCATCGTCCGTCTGTCCATGTAGGAGCAGATCAAGTCTTCACCTGGCATAACCAAATGGATTTGGTGACCACGACAACGCTCCCAGCGAGGTGAGCTACGTTAAGGAACGCAACTATTGTCAGCACCAGCAAATGCCGGGCAAAATTTTCGCTAAGGTTATCAAAACCAACTCGACCGCAACTGACCCCAAGGCCTGGATGAGAGCCAAGTCGATAGGATGGCAGCGAGCAATCCACGGCAATGACGATGAGGAACATGTGCAGGCCAGCGCACGACGACCCAGCAACACTCGACAACGACAATTGGGGACGACCCGTGGTAGCGGCGGCCATCATGGGGTGGCGGCAACCCAAAGTACCGTGGGGAGGACGAGGATCCATTCTCTCATCTTTGCCAGCGAAGAAGACGACTGGAGGAGGCATGGCCCCACGAGCGACATCCATCGGTAGGAGCGAGCGATCCACTGCAGTAGGGCAGAGGCACCGGCGGCAAGCGGGTCACCCCGGGGCTGTCCTCGAAGAGCAACCGGAGCACGACCAGGTGAGGTGGggggaagggaggagggagaaggaagagaaaggagCGACTTCGGAGCCCGCGCCGCTCCGGCTGGAAATCCCCGTAGATGCCCACCTCATGGCTACCGTACCGACGACAAGGTGGGGGAGAGGGATCGGCGGCGAcctgcggcggtggcgtgaGGGAGCCTCCGTGCTGCTCCGGGGAGGGCAGCCCGCGCCGGTGGGAGGCGGATCCGGCGACACCAAACGCGacagcgacggtggcggcggcagaggcaaCCATCGGAGCACGGCTCAGTGAGGGGCCACGGAGAAGGCCGGCCAGTACGTGCTCCTGAAGCGGTTCCGCCACCGGCCGTGGAACCTGCTCACGTGGCGCACGCTTAACCTGGTGGAGCCGCGGCGGCAGGGCCAGAAGCGGGGCCGGAGGAAGCCGCTGCCGCATGAGGTGAGGCGCGCCGTGCTCCTCTCGCTGAAGCAAAGCCACTGCAAACTCAGCAACGGCGCCGCGACCCTGCGGAGGCGCGGCAGCATGGTGTGGGCGTGCATGCTCCCCAGGCTCACCGACCAGATCCCGGAGTGGCCAAAGTTATTAGGATCGGAACCGGTGAGGCCCTCGGTTCATTGGTTTACTGGTTCAACCGTTAAGAACCGGTTGAACTGCTGGTTGAATAGTTTTGGACCGTTAAATTGAACGGGCTACAAATACATCGAACCAGTACCATGTTTCTTAATTATATAACCACTCAACGGAACACTAGTATACCATTAAGTTTGGTAACTCAGCAATTTTTTACAAACGTGATTCCTAATTGCAGCTCAGCCTCACAGTCTCACACAGGCTTCTGAATTAAAATGAATGCAAGCAAAATATTGATCACGAAATAGATGCGggtagagaaaaaaaatcaacaacaaTGAAAAGGATTGTGAGATTCTCGTTTACTACTGCTGCCAGAAATTCATGAATCATAGTCTGCTGGTACATGTTGAACTTGAATCGGATTATTGTTTGGAAAAACAACTGAActgcaaaagggaaaaaaaatgaaaacccAAACATAGAAGAAGGTCGTAGTAGGAGGATGACGAGCCGCAGTTGCCAACGATAGCTCGCTGCTGGATGCGCTCGGCTACATGGACGCTGTCCCCTTGCGGGCCCTGCTTCTTTTCGCGCACGGCGGGGGAGCCTGAGCCCCTGCCTGTCTGCTTGCCGGCCGCCTGACTCCCGCGCTGCAGCAAGTTGCAGCCCGCCGCCGGCAAAGAACAGGGCggagaaaggaggagaaagggATTTCGCGCACCTGCTCACGATGTGCCGCCGGCCTGCCGGCCTGCTCGCGGATCgggatgcgccgccgccgccgtgcgagCGCGAGCAATTGAGCGGAGCGGAGATTTTTACATGGGATTTTAGAAGCTGAAGGAATGCTTGGGCTGGGCCTTTGGTTCGGCCAACGTGAGAACCTGAGGGCAAGAAGCAAAACGGGTCCGATTCACACAGACCGTCCGGTTCGCCGCTTCTGTATAAAATCGCCGGTTCAACCGGTTTTTACCAGTCCGATTGCGCGGACGGTCGTTTAAGCGAACCAAACCACTGGAGGCTCTGGTTCAGTCTTTTGCCGGTCAACCATCGGTCCGGTCCAGTCCTAATAACTATGGAGTGTGGAATGTCGTGATCATGACCTGCGAGTGGGATTACGACGGCGGCCGCCCGGCTGGCCAGGCCACCGCCGCTGACAAGCATCACAGGCACACCGCGACGATGCTGTGCAACTACTGCGCCTACTTGGCGGCCTTAGGGATGGCAATGGGTCGAGTGTGGGTGTTGCAAAACCCACCCATAATGAGACCCGTCGCATTTATCTACACCTACACCTATAATATCTAACGGGTGAAATTTTACACCCACACCCGCGTTCGCTGGGCACTGCTGGGTGTTGGGCACCCATTGGGTTTGctcaaagaatttttttttataaaatatacCAACATGACCATATGACATCAGGCAATATATTACCAACTTGACATACAAAACACAATTTGAACAGCGTACGACCAAACTTTTATGTTTGATCTAGAAAAATAGAATAGTCTAGCAATAGTTTCAGGCCAAACTTTCATCCAACGTTGCGTAATACATCAGCAATTTAACTTTAGTATAGCCTAGCAAAGTAACAATCTAAATTCTCACCTCATACTCcataatacattaaaattaaacATCAAAAGTCCATTACATTAATATTAGTTCAATACTTTAGTAAAGGGTTGGGATCAAGACGTTAAGAGATGGGCACCCATTGGTGCAATCTTACACTCACGCCCGACCCATCTTAATacgggttgggttgggtttgaACCCATGGGCGAAATTTTACACCTAAGCCCGTACCCATTGGATGCCAAACTCGTGGGCACTCACACCCATGGGTCCGACTCGCCTTTCCCTTTGTAGACGGATAAATGAGCCATCCCTAGGTGGCCTTCGTGCTAGAGATGCTGCTGGACCCAGGAGCCGACCGAGACCTCAGATCTGGAACCAAACCCGTGGGCACCCACACCTATGGGTCCGACTGCCATCCCTAGATGGCCTTCATGCCAGAGATGCTGCTGGACCCGGGAGTCTCGACCCGAGACCTCAGATCTGGACCAGACAATGGATGTTTTAGAGGAGTTTTAGCATAAACGGTGTACTCTAGAATCTCGTCAACGGGTTTCATagctgtttggtagagcttcgtcTGATTTTTTATGGGAGCTGATTTTCTCGGAGGAATGATTTTGTGGCTAAAAATGGTTCTCTttaattctctagcataaacgcTTAAAATAAGGATGaagaatcacttcacaaaatCAGAAGAAGCTGCTTTTTTTAGCCTCTTAGTCCATTTCAGATAATCACTTCACataatcagcagagaatcacttctctctagaAAACTGTTTGACAGAGCTCTTACTGCATTTAGCAAAGAATTAGCTCTCGAGCTCTGTCAAACGGGGGCTCCTATGTGGCTTGCGGAAGCTAGTTAAGCCACACAACTTTAAAGCTCGTTAGATCCATCTAGCACAACCATTGCAGCCTATCAATCTTTCTCCACGAATACTATTCAATATTTCCTTACAATTGATTCAAGAATCCGTAATTCCTATTTCAACTTTTCGAATATACTAACTCAATATTGCATGGAGATCAGATATTTATTTTTGACTTGCTCCTCCTACCTCACATAGATTTTCCCACGCGCTTGAACATTTTCTTACAGCTGATTCAACAATCCGCAAACCCTGATACAACATTttgaaaggatctaggatgtTGACTAGAGGGGTTGAATAGTCGAACCTGAAAATTTTTAACAACTTCGAACAAGTTTATCAAAAACTTCCAAAGTTTCCGAAGATTGTTCCGGAAATTTTGCAACTTGCGGAATTTCCGGAGGAACCTATGGATTCTCCGGAGATTGACGTGAAGTACTAAAACCCTATGAAATGCTTATCCAAAAGTAAATCGTCAAAAAATAGGTAAAGCAACAGGGTATTCTAAGTCTTAGGGACAAGATAGAACAACAAGCAACCTtctagaaaagtagatcgagtacaaaccctagaaatatgtcctatgcttgaatatgaacgAAATAAAGAACAATAAGTacaagagacacaaggatttgtttaccggaGTTTAGCTTCATACTTGAAGCCTATGACTCCGTTGAGGAACCCACAAAGAATGGGCTTTTCACACCTAAGCCATTTTCCTcactctagcgaccacaaagatcaagctagagtcacttactcaatcatcggggtaatacaaacttcccgtaGGTAGCCACAACCTTGGATGCTCCACGGGCAACGCCTAcccggctaggagcttgaagttccaagagtaacaaacacgaaatcaccggcttgacgaagaacaaggtgctcaagagatgggaaatcagctCACTAACACTCTCTCTTACCCTTTCCTTGAATCCCTCTTTAAatctccaccaaatctcaccaaGAAAGCAAAAGGGGAGTAAAGAGGGGGACTTAAATGCTTTTCTGAAGCTCAGCACGAAGTTAGGTCAAGAGAGTGACTATGGGAGAGGTGAGAGGGTATTTATATCCCTTCACCTAGAAACTAGCCATTGAAACGTTATGTTCCAGAATCTCTGGAACTTTCTTCGGAAATTCCAAAACTTCCAGACATTCCAGAAATACTTCCGAAAAATTTCGGAACTCTCGTTCCGAAAAATACTTCTGAAAAATTTCGGAACTCTGGAGTCAGCACCTATAAAAGAATTTCCCAAGTGACGTGCAGGTGCAAGGTGTCTCATAGGTTGGTTatatcatcttgagcacctttttcaacGAAAAGACTAATGATCACGTATTCCTCTTAATAGTGCGGCATTtcctaaactcaaattcaaaccatGAATAAATTTAGTCTTCACGTAGGCCTCATACaccattcatttcctttttgagggTCCTTTGTAACTGCTACAACTCAACCAATCTTTTAACACTCTCATGCACTTAAAAATTTATTAGACACTTAAGCTTTTGTCATTAACTCACCAAAACCTACTTAGGGGGCTTCACATTTCGAATATGCTAATTCAACGTGTTACGGGGTCAGATATTTATTTATAGTCGGTTTGGGGATGAGGTATTTATTATGGTTGGATTGCTCCCCCACCTTTTCTTAGTCATATGTATACTATAACACAGATCTCAAACACTGGAAACCATGTTAGAAAAAATTGTGAAAGTTATATAGGTTTTTCACCCTCAGCTCCTCGTCGGCCTGCTTCTTGAGCTGGGAGTTCGACGTGGGCTGCACAAGAACAAGAACTTATCAAGCAAGGCCCAGCGCCTCGGAGAGCAagcgcacgagctcggggccAGCGCCAtcagaaattttttattttttattttagtatctaaaaaaaatatatgtctaAATGAAGATATTTAAAATCTATACCCATACCGCCATTTGAAACAGCTAAAGCCAGTTCAACTAGCGGAAGGTGCACTGTAGCAACCTTACCGTCGGTTCAACGGGCGGAATTTTCTCTCTGGACAGCATAtctttaaaaaattataactaattcatatgaacttggatggagataaaattTATATAAACATTGTAGTTCTCGACgcgatctacaactttgtagttcaacattttttcattTGGAATCATCTTGGTGATCAAATAATCATTTGTAGTTCACCAAGATGattccaaatgaaaaaagtttaaactaaaaagttgtagatctcatcaaGATCTAAAATTTTCGTTCAAAGCTTATCTTCATTCGaatttatatgaattagttatgatgtTTTGAACATGTGCTGTGTAGAGAAGGGAAATTCCGCCGGATTTTAAATCTGAATATTGTATc contains:
- the LOC101761263 gene encoding uncharacterized protein LOC101761263 isoform X1 — encoded protein: MVALASLSSLCPCGVARRRAASASASASASTSTSVSISCCAVAIPSSGKGPQESRTPRKKLRRTEGATKSLEDSVKRKLEQFYEGVDGPPLRVLPIGGLGEIGMNCMLVGNYDRYILIDAGVMFPDYDEFGVQKIIPDTTFIKKWSHKIEAVIITHGHEDHIGALPWVIPALDSTTPIFASSFTMELIKKRLKEFGIFLSSRLKVLRIKKRFQAGPFEVEPIRVTHSVPDCCGLVLRCGDGIIFHTGDWKIDESPVDGKIFDREALEELSKEGVTLMMSDSTNVLSPGRSISESVVAGSLLRHISEAKGRVITTQFASNIHRIGSVKAAADLTGRKMVFVGMSLRTYLEAAFKDGKAPLDPSTLVKVEDMDAYAPKDLLVVTTGSQGEPRAALNLASYGGSHALKLSKEDVLLYSAKVIPGNETRVMKMMNRLTDLGPKIIMGKDSGLHTSGHAYRDELEEVLRIVKPQHFLPVHGELLFLKEHELLGRSTGIRHTTVIKNGEMLGVSHLRNRRVLSSGFVSLGKEDFQLMYSDGDKAFGTSTDLCIDERLRIASDGIIFVSMEIIRPQKEHASTQSGLKGKFKITTRCLWLDNGRLLDALYKAAHAALSSCPVNCPLSHMERMVAEILRKMVRKYSGKRPDVIAVATENTTAGFSEHLEAKSSGNFGPSSATSHLSRSPARSLEGSYKTHPDNPDVEAEETLPEAVSTTPDDATTSSNGEAFFSSDLHQPKTLEHFWESFKSPTAVKIARIVNGGNKQNLGKIGILGKDPTQSAPAPVKSSKKNKWKPEEIKSLIQMRGEMNEKFQSVKGRMVLWEEISGSLMNQGISRTPAQCKSLWTSLVQKYEESKKDEESMKTWPYFSDIDRILSCEGEMATK
- the LOC101761263 gene encoding uncharacterized protein LOC101761263 isoform X2; this translates as MAMKITSVIPALDSTTPIFASSFTMELIKKRLKEFGIFLSSRLKVLRIKKRFQAGPFEVEPIRVTHSVPDCCGLVLRCGDGIIFHTGDWKIDESPVDGKIFDREALEELSKEGVTLMMSDSTNVLSPGRSISESVVAGSLLRHISEAKGRVITTQFASNIHRIGSVKAAADLTGRKMVFVGMSLRTYLEAAFKDGKAPLDPSTLVKVEDMDAYAPKDLLVVTTGSQGEPRAALNLASYGGSHALKLSKEDVLLYSAKVIPGNETRVMKMMNRLTDLGPKIIMGKDSGLHTSGHAYRDELEEVLRIVKPQHFLPVHGELLFLKEHELLGRSTGIRHTTVIKNGEMLGVSHLRNRRVLSSGFVSLGKEDFQLMYSDGDKAFGTSTDLCIDERLRIASDGIIFVSMEIIRPQKEHASTQSGLKGKFKITTRCLWLDNGRLLDALYKAAHAALSSCPVNCPLSHMERMVAEILRKMVRKYSGKRPDVIAVATENTTAGFSEHLEAKSSGNFGPSSATSHLSRSPARSLEGSYKTHPDNPDVEAEETLPEAVSTTPDDATTSSNGEAFFSSDLHQPKTLEHFWESFKSPTAVKIARIVNGGNKQNLGKIGILGKDPTQSAPAPVKSSKKNKWKPEEIKSLIQMRGEMNEKFQSVKGRMVLWEEISGSLMNQGISRTPAQCKSLWTSLVQKYEESKKDEESMKTWPYFSDIDRILSCEGEMATK